The following proteins come from a genomic window of Candidatus Dependentiae bacterium:
- a CDS encoding ATPase, producing the protein MERKFYVTKISGEKELFSIAKYQRSLRRAGCTNEMLEMIMEDLLPTFKAGISTKEIYQQTWKFLKERDERSVAGRYNLKQALLKLGPSGYPFEHFVASILKKEGYKVNVGSTVNGFCVTHEVDVLAESDHQKVLVECKFHNKQEYRSNVKIPLYVKARLDDVNKYFEKVDKSKMFSKCFLVTNTKFTSDAIAYGECVGLNLISWGYPKDGSLEQLIQRNKLHPITCLNRLTQKELNLLLQNGIVLCSDLKDKSQEIQKLGLSKRKAEWLVAQGCALEGIK; encoded by the coding sequence ATGGAAAGAAAATTTTATGTTACAAAGATCAGTGGTGAAAAAGAGTTATTTTCTATAGCTAAATATCAAAGATCTCTAAGGCGAGCTGGATGCACTAACGAAATGTTAGAAATGATTATGGAAGATTTGCTACCAACATTTAAGGCAGGAATTTCGACCAAAGAAATTTATCAACAAACATGGAAATTTTTGAAAGAAAGAGATGAAAGGTCTGTTGCTGGAAGGTACAATTTAAAACAGGCGCTTTTAAAATTAGGCCCGAGCGGCTATCCATTTGAACATTTTGTAGCTTCGATTTTGAAAAAAGAGGGATACAAAGTTAATGTTGGTAGCACTGTAAATGGTTTTTGTGTAACTCATGAAGTTGATGTTCTTGCAGAAAGTGACCATCAGAAAGTTTTGGTTGAGTGCAAATTTCATAACAAACAAGAATATCGTTCTAATGTAAAAATTCCACTTTATGTAAAAGCTAGACTTGATGACGTAAATAAATATTTTGAAAAAGTAGATAAATCAAAAATGTTTTCAAAATGTTTTCTTGTAACTAACACAAAATTTACTTCTGATGCTATTGCGTATGGTGAATGTGTAGGTCTAAATCTAATATCTTGGGGTTATCCAAAAGATGGAAGTTTGGAACAATTGATCCAAAGAAATAAGCTGCATCCTATTACCTGTTTAAATCGATTGACCCAAAAAGAACTGAACCTATTGCTGCAAAATGGGATCGTTTTGTGTAGCGATTTAAAAGATAAATCACAAGAAATACAAAAGCTTGGATTGTCAAAAAGAAAAGCAGAATGGCTAGTTGCTCAAGGATGCGCGCTTGAGGGAATAAAATAA
- the ftsA gene encoding cell division protein FtsA: MRKKLLNKHWVGIDVGTSKICVLIAGLDHNGNIEILGIGQHPSVGLKKGVVVDINSTIKSIKKAVESAENMAGIKVDSAVVGISGGHIQAINSQGVVAIKHGDVSQYDIDRVIDAAKAVAIPQDREILHILPQYFKIDGQELIKDSMGMKGIRLEAQVHIITGSISSASNLIKCCEDAGISVEDIVLETIASADATLSEDERELGVGMVDIGAGTSDFAIYKDGKILHSKVVPVAGNHFTRDLAIAFRIPLETAEFIKRKYGAVSYKNVLGLIDNAIKVDVGPDLVKQIKTTDICDILMPRAEEMLEFIFDEIIKFNLKRFMPFGLVLTGGGSMLSGMKELAENMFGMPVRIGFPQNNIKTSGLEFVPDLLKSPIYSTGYGLLLYASKDKDLTLAKSMNEKGASKVFKRMKSWIYDLF, encoded by the coding sequence ATGAGAAAAAAATTATTAAATAAACATTGGGTTGGTATTGATGTTGGAACTTCTAAAATTTGTGTTTTGATTGCAGGTTTAGATCACAATGGAAATATTGAAATATTGGGGATAGGCCAGCATCCATCTGTCGGTTTAAAAAAGGGTGTTGTTGTTGATATAAATTCAACAATTAAATCAATAAAAAAAGCTGTTGAATCTGCGGAAAATATGGCGGGAATAAAAGTCGATTCTGCGGTTGTCGGAATTTCTGGTGGACATATTCAAGCAATAAATTCTCAAGGTGTTGTTGCAATAAAACATGGTGATGTGTCGCAATATGATATTGACAGAGTGATTGATGCAGCTAAGGCTGTGGCTATTCCGCAAGATCGTGAAATTCTTCATATTTTGCCTCAATATTTTAAAATTGATGGACAAGAACTTATAAAAGATTCTATGGGCATGAAAGGCATTAGACTCGAAGCGCAGGTGCATATAATTACAGGTTCCATTTCTTCTGCAAGCAACTTGATAAAATGTTGTGAAGACGCAGGAATCTCTGTCGAAGATATTGTTTTAGAAACTATAGCATCGGCAGATGCAACTTTGAGCGAAGACGAGCGAGAGCTCGGTGTTGGAATGGTTGATATCGGAGCTGGAACTAGTGATTTTGCAATTTATAAAGATGGTAAAATTTTACATTCCAAGGTTGTTCCTGTTGCAGGAAATCATTTTACTCGAGATTTAGCTATAGCTTTTAGAATTCCTCTTGAAACTGCTGAATTTATAAAAAGAAAATACGGAGCAGTAAGTTATAAAAATGTTTTAGGGTTAATAGATAATGCAATAAAAGTTGATGTAGGGCCTGATCTTGTTAAACAGATAAAAACTACAGACATTTGTGATATTTTGATGCCTCGCGCTGAGGAAATGTTGGAATTTATTTTTGATGAAATTATCAAATTTAATCTTAAAAGATTTATGCCATTTGGTTTAGTTTTGACAGGCGGTGGAAGTATGCTTTCAGGCATGAAGGAACTTGCAGAAAATATGTTTGGAATGCCTGTTCGAATTGGATTTCCTCAAAATAATATAAAAACTTCTGGTTTAGAATTCGTTCCAGATTTATTAAAGAGTCCTATTTATTCAACCGGATACGGGTTGCTTTTGTATGCATCAAAAGATAAAGATTTGACACTTGCAAAAAGCATGAATGAAAAAGGGGCTTCTAAAGTTTTTAAACGGATGAAATCTTGGATTTACGATCTTTTTTGA
- a CDS encoding cell division protein FtsZ, with protein MELHVEEQNIPRAKIKVLGVGGGGGNAVNYMVESDLENVDFIIANTDAQALNNSPVENKIQIGAKVTKGLGAGANPDIGRRSAEEDIENIVKQISNSDILFLTAGMGGGTGTGATPVIAKAAKELGVLTVAVVTKPFVFEGKRRMKQAEAAIEELKKEVDTMLVIPNQKLLSLVDSSISMLNAFAMVNDVLTQAVKCVADIIVKSGHINVDFADIKAIMKGMGMAIMGTGRCSGEDRATKAALDAISSPLLEGISVDGAKGVLINITGSSNLSLQEIHDAANVIYDRASEDANIILGSVIDDSMGDEVLVTIIATGVDTFVEKETLSSIKIASPVQEKVHAPKSDIAMEFIKHHDKLEEVSQPAVIENKEIQMTSAVEEIDMLDMDDIDTPTFLRKKNNDKMELG; from the coding sequence ATAGAACTACACGTAGAGGAACAAAATATTCCAAGAGCTAAAATAAAGGTTCTTGGAGTTGGTGGTGGCGGCGGAAATGCTGTAAATTATATGGTTGAAAGTGATTTGGAAAATGTGGATTTTATTATTGCAAATACAGATGCTCAAGCATTGAACAATTCGCCGGTGGAAAACAAAATTCAGATAGGAGCCAAAGTTACAAAAGGTCTTGGCGCAGGTGCAAATCCTGACATTGGTCGTAGATCGGCCGAAGAAGATATCGAAAATATTGTTAAGCAAATTTCAAATTCTGATATTTTATTTTTAACAGCAGGAATGGGTGGTGGTACCGGAACTGGCGCAACTCCTGTGATTGCAAAGGCTGCAAAAGAACTTGGTGTTTTGACTGTAGCCGTTGTGACGAAACCTTTTGTTTTCGAGGGTAAACGCAGAATGAAACAAGCAGAGGCTGCTATTGAAGAATTGAAAAAAGAAGTTGATACGATGCTTGTGATCCCAAATCAAAAATTACTTTCTTTGGTTGATTCATCTATTTCCATGCTAAATGCTTTTGCGATGGTTAACGACGTTTTAACGCAAGCCGTAAAATGCGTAGCAGATATAATTGTAAAATCAGGACATATAAATGTGGATTTTGCAGATATAAAAGCGATCATGAAGGGAATGGGAATGGCTATCATGGGAACGGGCAGATGCAGTGGCGAAGATAGAGCCACAAAAGCAGCCCTTGACGCAATTAGCTCGCCTCTTCTTGAAGGAATAAGTGTAGACGGAGCTAAAGGTGTACTTATAAATATTACTGGAAGTTCTAATTTGTCTTTGCAAGAGATCCATGATGCAGCAAATGTTATTTATGACAGAGCGAGCGAAGATGCAAATATTATTTTAGGTTCAGTCATTGATGATTCTATGGGCGATGAGGTTTTGGTTACAATTATAGCAACAGGGGTAGATACATTTGTAGAAAAAGAGACTTTATCTTCTATAAAAATTGCATCTCCAGTGCAAGAAAAAGTACACGCCCCAAAATCAGATATTGCTATGGAATTTATCAAACATCATGATAAATTAGAGGAAGTTTCGCAACCTGCTGTTATTGAAAATAAAGAGATACAGATGACATCAGCAGTTGAAGAAATTGACATGCTTGATATGGATGATATAGATACTCCAACTTTTTTGCGTAAGAAAAATAATGATAAAATGGAGCTTGGTTGA
- the prmC gene encoding peptide chain release factor N(5)-glutamine methyltransferase codes for MEIKVLDLIKKISSQLIMICKNETLATQEAWWLLEKLLEKTQTQLLVQEKVILHKSQNEILQKWVERRLKDKEPIQYILGSVPFCSVQIQVAPPVLIPRPETEEWTSWIIEKLKTIKDKNLTILDLCCGSGCIALAIAKEFPNFKIFGSDINPKAIELSIKNKIYNKTENAEFVQSNLFEYFKNKNIKFDLIVSNPPYISQTEWATLSEEVKTWEDINALVAPENGLEIYKKIAKEAIYYLKTESKLKSKLIPQLIVEIGQNQGISVKNIFINTKASVSVHKDIEDKDRWISVSFP; via the coding sequence ATGGAAATAAAAGTTTTAGATCTTATAAAAAAAATAAGCAGCCAATTAATAATGATTTGTAAAAACGAAACACTTGCAACTCAAGAAGCATGGTGGCTCCTTGAAAAACTTTTAGAAAAAACTCAAACACAACTTTTAGTGCAAGAAAAAGTAATTCTACACAAATCCCAAAATGAAATTTTACAAAAATGGGTAGAGCGTCGATTGAAAGATAAAGAACCAATTCAATACATTTTAGGCTCCGTCCCATTTTGTAGTGTGCAAATCCAAGTTGCTCCTCCAGTTTTAATTCCACGTCCAGAAACCGAAGAATGGACAAGCTGGATAATCGAAAAATTAAAAACTATAAAAGATAAAAATTTAACAATTTTAGATTTGTGTTGCGGAAGTGGATGCATTGCTCTTGCTATTGCAAAAGAATTTCCAAATTTCAAAATATTCGGCAGCGATATCAACCCAAAAGCAATAGAACTTTCAATAAAAAATAAAATTTATAATAAAACTGAAAATGCAGAATTTGTTCAATCTAATCTTTTCGAATATTTCAAAAATAAAAATATAAAATTCGATCTCATAGTCAGCAACCCTCCTTATATTTCTCAAACAGAATGGGCCACTTTAAGCGAAGAAGTTAAAACATGGGAAGATATCAATGCGCTAGTTGCTCCAGAAAATGGCCTAGAAATCTACAAAAAAATAGCAAAAGAAGCTATTTACTATTTGAAAACAGAATCAAAGCTAAAATCTAAATTAATCCCGCAATTGATAGTTGAAATTGGGCAAAATCAAGGAATAAGTGTAAAAAACATTTTTATTAATACGAAGGCATCTGTTTCGGTTCATAAAGATATCGAAGACAAAGACCGCTGGATAAGTGTAAGTTTTCCTTAA
- a CDS encoding anaerobic ribonucleoside-triphosphate reductase, protein MELHNILKSVSPDFLELYNSTDKFLLKEEGIAVENLDVFSMADKYANEQLVDMSIDSNANAHEGKAYGNYIMEISKGWLKLLGYYRLYEQLKKDYSQERAKELLTSILNGDLYFHDSTSIEIPYCWAYSTYFMLSQGCRWGQLESLPAHNRKSFLDQVKEVTIELAQELAGAVAIGDIFINYSYFVKREGLDLSDPVARKSIENDFQSLVHTLNKKLRPSFQSPFSNISIFDRPNLEYLFGESRFPDGSAPDFDLIEGLQKIFCDWFKKGDPTSGLPYRFPVVTLNLRISEDRQILDQKSFEYFSQINLEKGCFNIYISSGNKVASCCRLVNDFDLAGCDSFGNGGLSLGSHRVVTVNLARLGFIAKTFDELVFLSRKKMEEARDILLSHRRLLKDRIDKGMINFVKRGIVFEERLFSTFGINGVYESLELLGYSLLTQKGKDLAKFLLEDIRNFSLESNKQFKVPFNIEQVPAESLAIKFAIKDAYLYGMNYKIYSNQFIPLSVDCDIADRIAIDGCMSKSLTGGGISHINVGEKLTSVDQMKKLILYAVKSGCEHFAVNYNFAVCTNKHVTVSGNSKVCSICGAEIINNYTRIIGYFVPVSSWNKGRRTEHQTRVFKSENEVNENISHFDLFSKIEKNNTVTF, encoded by the coding sequence ATGGAGTTGCATAACATTTTGAAAAGTGTATCACCAGATTTTTTGGAACTTTATAACAGTACAGATAAATTTTTGCTAAAAGAAGAAGGTATTGCTGTTGAAAATTTAGATGTTTTTTCTATGGCAGACAAGTATGCAAATGAGCAACTAGTTGATATGTCAATCGACAGTAATGCTAATGCGCATGAAGGTAAAGCTTATGGAAATTATATCATGGAAATTTCTAAGGGGTGGTTAAAATTATTAGGCTATTACCGCCTGTATGAACAGTTAAAAAAAGATTATTCGCAAGAAAGAGCTAAAGAGCTTTTGACTTCTATTTTAAATGGAGATTTATATTTTCATGATAGTACATCAATAGAAATTCCTTATTGTTGGGCATATTCGACATATTTTATGTTATCACAAGGATGCCGTTGGGGACAGTTAGAGTCTTTACCTGCACATAATAGAAAATCTTTTCTTGATCAGGTAAAAGAGGTTACCATAGAACTTGCACAAGAACTTGCAGGAGCTGTTGCCATTGGAGATATATTTATTAATTATTCCTACTTTGTAAAAAGAGAAGGTTTAGATTTATCTGATCCTGTTGCAAGAAAATCTATAGAAAATGATTTTCAATCACTTGTTCACACATTAAATAAAAAGCTAAGACCATCTTTTCAGTCCCCATTTTCAAACATTTCAATATTTGATAGACCAAACTTAGAATATCTTTTTGGAGAATCACGTTTTCCAGATGGCTCTGCTCCAGATTTTGATTTGATAGAAGGATTACAGAAAATATTCTGTGATTGGTTCAAAAAAGGAGATCCAACATCAGGTTTACCTTATAGATTTCCTGTTGTTACTTTAAATCTGCGCATTAGTGAAGATCGTCAAATTTTAGATCAAAAATCTTTCGAATATTTTTCTCAGATAAATTTGGAAAAAGGTTGTTTTAATATTTACATATCTTCAGGCAATAAAGTTGCAAGCTGCTGTCGTTTGGTAAATGATTTTGATTTAGCGGGTTGCGATAGCTTTGGAAACGGAGGTCTTTCCTTGGGTTCTCATAGAGTTGTTACTGTAAACTTGGCCCGTCTTGGTTTCATAGCAAAAACCTTTGATGAACTTGTATTTTTATCTAGAAAAAAAATGGAAGAAGCGCGGGATATACTTCTTTCACATCGAAGATTACTTAAAGACAGAATTGATAAGGGTATGATTAATTTTGTTAAAAGGGGAATTGTTTTCGAAGAAAGGTTGTTTAGTACATTTGGAATTAACGGAGTTTATGAAAGTTTAGAACTTTTAGGATATTCTCTTTTGACACAAAAGGGTAAAGATCTTGCAAAATTTTTGCTTGAAGATATTAGAAATTTTTCGCTTGAATCAAATAAACAGTTCAAAGTTCCTTTCAACATCGAACAGGTTCCTGCTGAAAGTTTGGCTATAAAATTTGCAATCAAAGATGCTTATCTTTATGGAATGAACTACAAAATTTATTCAAACCAATTTATTCCACTATCAGTTGATTGTGATATTGCCGACAGAATAGCAATTGATGGTTGTATGTCAAAAAGTTTGACCGGCGGTGGAATTTCTCACATCAATGTTGGTGAAAAATTAACCTCTGTTGATCAAATGAAAAAGTTAATATTGTATGCTGTTAAGTCTGGATGTGAACACTTTGCTGTAAATTATAATTTTGCTGTATGTACAAACAAACATGTTACTGTAAGTGGAAACTCCAAAGTTTGTTCTATTTGTGGAGCTGAAATAATAAATAATTATACTCGCATTATTGGTTATTTTGTACCCGTTTCCTCGTGGAACAAAGGTAGACGAACGGAACATCAAACTAGAGTTTTCAAATCTGAAAATGAAGTAAATGAGAACATAAGTCATTTTGATTTATTTTCTAAAATTGAAAAAAATAATACAGTAACGTTTTAA
- a CDS encoding signal recognition particle-docking protein FtsY: MFNFIKEKFKKIYSSFTEKAISLFSRDTIDESFLKELEILLISSDVGVATTNKIMEQLKQDLKKQKIKTVAEIKVELENQLLLHLKEHSNSQETPKVLLLVGINGSGKTTFASKFAHQLKEEGKKVLLVAGDTFRAAATEQLTQWAKKINVDVFAGKENQDPASLIFDACGKFVEEKYDHIIIDTAGRLQTKVNLMKELEKIKKIINKKLPNEQINSWLVIDAMLGQNSFQQAKIFHESTNIDGIILTKLDGTGKGGIIFSITKEFKLPILYISFGEKLEDVKSFNPEEYVKNLFGE; this comes from the coding sequence ATGTTTAATTTTATAAAAGAAAAATTCAAAAAAATTTATAGTTCTTTCACAGAAAAAGCCATTTCACTTTTTTCACGTGATACAATCGATGAAAGCTTTCTAAAAGAGCTTGAAATCTTATTAATATCCTCTGATGTTGGAGTTGCTACAACTAATAAAATAATGGAGCAACTAAAACAAGATCTAAAAAAACAAAAAATTAAAACGGTTGCTGAAATCAAAGTAGAACTCGAAAATCAACTGCTTTTACATCTCAAAGAACATTCCAATTCGCAAGAAACTCCCAAAGTTTTACTTCTTGTCGGTATTAACGGTAGTGGTAAAACTACATTTGCATCTAAATTTGCTCATCAATTAAAAGAAGAGGGCAAAAAAGTATTGCTTGTAGCAGGGGACACATTTAGAGCTGCAGCAACAGAGCAGCTTACACAGTGGGCAAAAAAAATAAACGTGGATGTTTTTGCAGGCAAAGAAAACCAAGATCCTGCATCATTGATTTTTGATGCATGTGGCAAATTCGTTGAAGAAAAATATGATCATATCATCATCGATACAGCAGGAAGACTCCAGACAAAAGTAAACTTGATGAAAGAGTTAGAAAAAATAAAAAAAATAATTAATAAAAAATTACCTAATGAGCAAATAAACTCTTGGCTTGTAATCGACGCGATGCTCGGTCAAAATTCATTTCAACAAGCTAAAATTTTTCATGAATCTACAAACATTGATGGAATAATCCTCACAAAACTTGATGGAACAGGAAAGGGTGGAATAATATTCTCAATAACAAAAGAATTCAAACTTCCCATTTTGTATATTTCTTTTGGCGAAAAGCTTGAAGATGTTAAAAGTTTTAACCCTGAGGAATATGTAAAAAACCTTTTTGGAGAATAA
- the pgeF gene encoding peptidoglycan editing factor PgeF, with translation MKGEMLLDLDFAEIYFGDNEFQINIEGADKKLPLLLEQLMTEVNAKKLLFLNQTHGIDFTIIDENFIFETSINFRKIDGDIIITNQRNIAIGVLTADCLPVVILDKKNKVVAVVHSGWKGSVLNANAIAIQQMRKQFGTQLNDLQIYFGPAAKNCCYEVQQDFIEKNKTLSIEKFLINRDKKIFFDLIDFNKKNLYKIGILEKQINDSNCFCTICDTIFCSFRREKDFYRQATIVALK, from the coding sequence TTGAAAGGTGAAATGCTTTTAGATTTAGATTTTGCAGAAATATATTTTGGTGATAATGAATTTCAAATAAATATAGAAGGGGCAGACAAAAAGTTGCCCCTTCTTCTTGAACAATTGATGACAGAGGTTAATGCAAAAAAGCTTTTGTTTTTAAATCAAACACATGGAATAGATTTTACGATTATTGATGAAAATTTTATTTTTGAAACTTCGATAAATTTTCGAAAAATTGATGGTGATATAATAATTACAAATCAAAGGAATATAGCGATTGGTGTTTTGACGGCAGATTGCTTGCCTGTTGTAATTTTGGATAAAAAAAATAAAGTTGTGGCGGTAGTTCACTCTGGATGGAAAGGTTCTGTTTTGAATGCAAATGCAATAGCTATTCAGCAGATGCGGAAACAATTTGGTACGCAGTTAAACGATTTACAAATTTATTTTGGTCCCGCTGCAAAAAATTGTTGTTATGAAGTGCAGCAAGATTTTATAGAAAAAAATAAAACATTAAGCATTGAAAAGTTTCTTATAAATCGAGATAAAAAAATATTTTTTGATTTGATTGATTTTAATAAAAAGAATTTGTATAAAATTGGAATCTTAGAAAAGCAGATTAATGATTCAAACTGTTTTTGTACAATTTGCGACACAATATTTTGTTCTTTTCGACGAGAAAAGGATTTCTATCGACAAGCCACGATTGTGGCATTAAAGTAA
- a CDS encoding heavy metal translocating P-type ATPase, with protein sequence MNTKCGHEMSHAAMKSNVHSMHSMHTSNMTSDFFKRFIVSIIFTIPILLFSPWFQQLLIFTIGVSFEIPYEEWILLFFATIVYFYGGYPFLKGLISEIRSKSIGMMTLVGIAISVSYIYSFFAVFGLTDQMFFEELSTLIVVMLLGHYIEMKIAMKSFVAVESLAKLLPSTAHLIVSGDKIEDIGIQKIKLGDKILIRPGEKVPADGIVFEGSSEVNESFLTGESKLVLKSIGDKVLAGAINENGFLKIEVQKEGKNSYLSQIIDLVNKTLTSKSKIQNLADKVAFILTILSLSFGLLAFLIWFVIQNNFSFALQRLVSVMVVSCPHALGLAIPLVISSIISIAALNGIFIKNKDAFEGAHKVNAIIFDKTGTLTYGRLSVVEAVNIWGDPDLSFIKYAAALEQNAKHGKALAILQKAENLNLVLPKVFEFKQIPGKGVIGKIEDKLFAIGNAKLMEEDFSFKNFEQDFIKAKQLSKEINEKGNSTVFIAREDKFLGLIIFEDVLREESFDVCEKLKNLKYQIYMVSGDSENVTKNLATKLGINYFAEILPDKKSEIIMQLQKEGKKVAMVGDGINDAPALAQADLGIAIGSGTEIAIESADLILVKNDLTKILEIFRLSKLTKKKLIQNLFWALGYNMVAMPIAAGVLYHFGIMINPSVSAIFMAVSVIIVSVNSKLIFK encoded by the coding sequence ATGAATACAAAATGTGGCCATGAAATGAGTCACGCTGCTATGAAATCAAACGTACACTCAATGCATTCTATGCATACCTCGAATATGACATCAGATTTTTTTAAAAGGTTTATTGTTTCAATAATTTTTACAATTCCAATTTTACTTTTTTCTCCATGGTTCCAACAGTTACTTATTTTTACTATAGGAGTTTCTTTTGAAATACCTTATGAAGAATGGATTTTATTATTTTTTGCAACGATAGTTTATTTTTATGGTGGTTATCCTTTTTTGAAAGGACTCATTTCTGAGATAAGGTCTAAAAGTATTGGGATGATGACTCTTGTCGGAATAGCGATTTCAGTAAGCTACATTTATAGCTTTTTTGCCGTTTTTGGATTAACAGATCAAATGTTTTTCGAGGAACTTTCTACTTTGATTGTTGTTATGCTATTAGGGCATTACATAGAAATGAAAATAGCAATGAAATCTTTTGTGGCTGTAGAAAGCCTTGCTAAACTTTTACCTTCGACTGCGCATTTAATTGTCAGCGGAGATAAAATTGAAGATATAGGAATCCAAAAAATTAAACTCGGAGATAAAATTTTAATTCGTCCGGGCGAAAAAGTTCCCGCAGATGGTATAGTTTTTGAGGGATCTTCAGAAGTAAATGAATCGTTTTTGACGGGGGAGTCAAAGCTGGTATTAAAATCTATTGGAGATAAAGTTCTTGCTGGTGCTATAAATGAAAATGGTTTTTTAAAAATTGAAGTACAAAAAGAAGGTAAAAACTCTTATTTGTCACAGATAATAGATTTGGTTAATAAAACACTTACAAGTAAATCTAAAATTCAAAATTTGGCTGATAAAGTTGCTTTTATTTTAACAATTTTATCTTTAAGTTTTGGACTTTTAGCTTTTTTAATTTGGTTTGTTATACAAAATAATTTTTCATTTGCATTGCAACGTCTAGTTTCTGTGATGGTTGTATCATGTCCACATGCGCTTGGTTTAGCTATTCCTTTGGTAATATCCTCAATTATTTCGATTGCCGCTTTAAATGGTATTTTTATAAAAAATAAAGATGCGTTTGAAGGCGCTCATAAAGTAAACGCAATTATTTTTGATAAAACAGGAACATTAACTTATGGAAGATTATCGGTAGTAGAAGCAGTAAATATTTGGGGAGATCCGGATTTGAGTTTTATCAAATATGCAGCTGCATTAGAACAAAATGCAAAACATGGGAAAGCTTTAGCAATTTTACAAAAAGCTGAAAATTTAAATTTGGTTTTACCAAAAGTTTTTGAATTTAAACAAATACCAGGTAAAGGTGTTATTGGCAAAATAGAAGACAAGCTTTTTGCGATTGGTAATGCAAAATTAATGGAAGAAGATTTTAGTTTTAAAAATTTTGAACAAGATTTTATAAAAGCAAAACAATTATCAAAAGAAATTAATGAAAAAGGTAATAGTACTGTTTTTATAGCTCGAGAAGATAAATTTCTAGGACTTATAATATTTGAAGATGTTTTGCGAGAAGAGTCTTTTGACGTCTGTGAAAAACTTAAAAATTTAAAATATCAAATTTATATGGTTTCAGGTGATAGTGAAAATGTAACGAAAAACTTGGCTACAAAATTAGGAATAAACTATTTTGCAGAAATTTTACCTGATAAAAAGTCTGAAATAATTATGCAACTTCAAAAAGAGGGTAAAAAGGTTGCGATGGTTGGTGACGGTATCAATGATGCTCCCGCATTGGCTCAAGCCGATTTGGGAATTGCTATTGGAAGTGGGACTGAAATTGCAATAGAATCGGCAGATCTAATTTTGGTTAAAAATGATCTAACTAAAATTTTAGAAATATTTAGATTATCAAAATTGACAAAGAAGAAATTAATACAAAATTTATTTTGGGCTTTGGGTTATAACATGGTTGCTATGCCAATTGCAGCTGGAGTTTTGTATCATTTTGGAATAATGATAAATCCATCTGTGAGCGCAATATTTATGGCGGTAAGCGTAATAATAGTGTCCGTGAACTCAAAATTGATTTTTAAATAA